One stretch of Arachis duranensis cultivar V14167 chromosome 1, aradu.V14167.gnm2.J7QH, whole genome shotgun sequence DNA includes these proteins:
- the LOC107488936 gene encoding uncharacterized protein LOC107488936, protein MPEASGNTPNPIDFMAALGNMAVAIGTSNPTNADNWIQAIERALQAQQVPDEQWVEFGTYQLHGEAQHWWQGMRDILQPDRGQMTITMYTSKFEELCRFSHICQGALEDFAEWKCIKYEGGLRSDIQSFVAPMQIWVFSELVNSSRVAKDCVRRAATEKGSLRMPFQRTTGRNFAPRGRQFKRGGYVPQNNQGQGNSRRPNTSANQGRRRGKQPQQDISCHRCGKYHSGPCRIGTGVCYSCGQPGHLASSYPEKKRYEIGRVQQPGRVYTTSSIGAEGQRH, encoded by the exons ATGCCTGAAGCATCAGGAAATACTCCTAACCCTATAGACTTCATGGCTGCATTAGGCAATATGGCAGTAGCAAT AGGAACCTCAAATCCTACCAATGCCGATAACTGGATACAGGCCATTGAGCGAGCATTGCAGGCTCAGCAGGTTCCTGATGAACAGTGGGTTGAGTTTGGAACCTACCAGTTGCATGGTGAAGCTCAGCACTGGTGGCAAGGCATGAGGGACATTCTGCAGCCTGATAGG GGCCAGATGACTATTACTATGTACACCAGTAAATTTGAGGAATTGTGCCGCTTCTCACACATCTGTCAGGGAGCTCTTGAGGACTTTGCTGAGTGGAAGTGTATAAAGTATGAAGGAGGCCTTAGGAGTGACATTCAGAGTTTTGTGGCACCTATGCAGATTTGGGTGTTTTCTGAGCTGGTGAATAGTAGCAGGGTGGCGAAGGATTGTGTCAGAAGGGCTGCAACAGAAAAAGGGAGTCTGAGGATGCCATTCCAAAGGACCACAGGGAGAAACTTTGCACCCAGAGGTAGACAGTTCAAGCGTGGTGGCTATGTCCCTCAGAATAATCAGGGGCAAGGCAACTCTAGAAGACCTAATACCAGTGCTAATCAGGGAAGGAGACGGGGGAAGCAGCCACAGCAGGATATTAGTTGCCATAGATGTGGAAAGTATCATTCTGGGCCATGCAGGATTGGGACTGGAGTCTGTTACTCCTGCGGGCAGCCAGGACACTTGGCTAGTAGTTACCCAGAGAAGAAGAGGTATGAGATAGGCAGAGTGCAGCAACCAGGAAGAGTATATACTACTTCTTCAATAGGCGCTGAGGGTCAGAGGCATTGA